From the Nostoc sp. PCC 7107 genome, the window ACAGTTGCGTACTCAGCTTGCACACCCAAGGTTTTTTCTAACCAATGTTGTATTTGTGTGTACCGTTGAAACCCACCTTCTGGTTGTTCGAGTTGTTTTTTCAAACTCGATACAGCCCAATCTGGTATTGCTCTTTTTCGACCTGAACTCGTTCCAAATTCAACAACCGCCTCAATTCCTCCTTCTCGATAATCTGCCAACCATCGATGTACTGTAGCTCGATGTTTTCCCAAGATTTTAGCAATCTCACTTACACTCATTTCTTGCCCTTTAATCAGATATAGGGCTTGTATACGTTCTTTGCTCCGAGACTGTTTTTGATGTTTGAGCAACTTC encodes:
- a CDS encoding helix-turn-helix domain-containing protein gives rise to the protein MVGVTQIEIEESVEELEKLLKHQKQSRSKERIQALYLIKGQEMSVSEIAKILGKHRATVHRWLADYREGGIEAVVEFGTSSGRKRAIPDWAVSSLKKQLEQPEGGFQRYTQIQHWLEKTLGVQAEYATVHHLARYRLKAKLKVPRPRNRKQDEEKLESFKKNSVMTCN